One Myotis daubentonii chromosome 3, mMyoDau2.1, whole genome shotgun sequence genomic window carries:
- the CRYBG2 gene encoding beta/gamma crystallin domain-containing protein 2 isoform X1: MAERREGLGLRLVRRLAGLGVRRGKRTPEEARARDRPWGGQSCPDLAQGQGSTNNVSLKTQAQSRSEWDLQEGSRGSWLWKRRHGSGGLAQPLGRLQRPAVGSASDMANYPSMELESPALAADPAGPRHPSCPVPVPGHLGQETPDCTCLQPSYMAPEVPLNPEPPSTVEDMPPRPASFPKAEGAKGKPATPGPALPEPAQILPERTSARKTRYHITVILQGRGLTPGEEGGEPKPAQPALHPFCPEEFRAWLDPPQGPRPITGCPTDPPQEPRLRAPRHQKSTAQQQEIQAHGSPGSQHTRELGHREPRTLQDRLLGPSMEEAGGPPARAEARVVSARLTWRQRPPAKEEVRHHFHKVSLVSEAQMEAPQEEMFEYSPRGDKVNGFAARREETVNHQAPSVGAGSKSCQSHGPIFSKKYTLPPKEKRLVRRLKEAVDQCDGSSQDSRTEPPRLGAMARTELLVPLPGPREPSPHPCVNREERQVTRTVRTTVVVGGHVDRRVTSSVTLEPVLPGEALPRGRNAVRAVVVGHRPEGSPSRSQALELLSSRLPRPRASVSRSPGLGSTEGTALGQLPAMGTTEPKSRSALAPVGIPEGAHPPQNQEAPAVHPDPDQGQALGAKAHKVPRVQGASNPTQLPLHISQGQALVPSSPRIQIHTPSPGLDHLPEQPVVPIHPRAQPALDPRGPQALPSVKREELTDTPAATIMPRIRSEVVTVPGEPPSPTRRQSVSSPDNLSAPSSPRNKVVQDPENVPIFSLTQKDIVQGPDVPEDPSPTQKEVVQAPSAPAAASPEPTKVVQGPEDRPSTQKEVVQGSEGSFGASLTKEEPAQGLIAPAIPSPQEDKAVQGSEGSPVSSPTQKKVVQGPAVLPAPSSSVGKVLPSPGGPAAPEPMEAEASQEPRLIPGSTEDKMLPEPSREEEELVLAADLEMFLDTLRSMEPPEILRTHRLPRAPRSSYLAMYATLPPIEEDQPGPWVRGPSPQGVPALEEKEEEEEEEEEEEEEEEEQPENPYLSDDEKLQRRQEKAGPGPAWDFLPARPPQASYSPLEMMKKHVTDAKGSQPEPGPERQAGTRPTSRLEGSLFFGGRVSATKEAPTSESLGTKLSALPPRGAPGLRKVPGQPPLLYSDRSPPEKPPCARPPEGWSPASKTQGKLNTRPGKVVLFSEPGCQGSSREVWEDIADASSWAHVASVRVVRGCWVLYEEPEFRGRRLVLPEGDVELRATGPAWSVRGIGSLRRVVRDYITPEISLYSEEGLKGEQVKLTQSLEDPRSLKRPLQVASATVSAGLWLLYPKPFFEDTPCILEPGEYPASKDWGASDPSVGSLKPLSLGCPRVEKPGEPKAVVYEAPGFQGQSWEVSRDIYNLQQPEDGHSPRLASVGSLRVLGGCWVGYEKEGFRGHQYLLEEGEYPDWSHWGGYDEALTSLRVIRTDFADPAVVLFEAVDFEGHSAEVSEALPDVELAGHGPHTQAIHVLSGVWVAYQEAGFSGEQYVLEKGVYRNCDDWGAGNSALASLQPVLQVEEQNLHFISKIQLFSGPDFLGDHISFEDDQASLPASFQPQSCRVHGGSWILFDENNFEGDQHILSEGEFPTLAAMGCLASAALGSLRKVPLHFSEPSIFLYGLECFEGKEIELNGEVRSLQAEGFNNHVLSVRIQGGTWVLCEHSDFRGRQWLVGSCEITNWLTYSGTQRVGSLYPIKQRRAYFRLWNVALEGFLAVPDHVEDMKAGRVVVAEPGAGGSCIWYYEDGLLKNQVAPTMSLQVIGPPSAGSKVVLWAESRLPRQTWSINDLGHICSQMFEGRILDVKGGRGYDRDHVVLWEPTKDRVSQIWTVHVL, translated from the exons ATGGCCGAGCGGCGCGAGGGCCTGGGGCTCCGCCTGGTCCGTCGCCTGGCCGGGTTAGGGGTGCGCCGGGGGAAGCGGACCCCGGAGGAGGCCAGAGCCCGGGATAG GCCCTGGGGTGGCCAGAGTTGCCCTGACCTGGCCCAAGGCCAGGGCAGCACTAACAATGTCAGCCTCAAG ACCCAAGCCCAGAGCCGCTCAGAATGGGACCTTCAGGAAGGGAGCCGAGGTTCCTGGCTTTGGAAGCGACGACACGGCTCAGGAGGGCTCGCTCAGCCCCTGGGGCGCCTCCagaggccagctgtgggcagcgcCTCTGACATGGCCAACTATCCCTCCATGGAGCTGGAGAgcccagcactggcagcagaCCCCGCTGGTCCCAGGCACCCCTCATGCCCGGTGCCAGTGCCTGGGCATTTGGGACAGGAAACCCCAGACTGCACTTGCCTGCAACCCTCATACATGGCCCCAGAGGTCCCTCTGAATCCTGAGCCACCCAGCACCGTGGAAGACATGCCGCCCCGCCCAGCATCCTTTCCCAAGGCAGAAGGGGCAAAGGGCAAGCCTGCCACCCCAGGGCCAGCACTGCCAGAGCCAGCCCAGATCCTACCGGAGCGAACCTCTGCCAGGAAGACCCGCTACCACATCACTGTCATCCTGCAGGGGCGTGGGCTGAcacctggggaggagggtggggagcccAAACCGGCCCAACCAGCTCTTCACCCCTTCTGCCCTGAGGAATTCAGGGCCTGGCTGGATCCTCCCCAGGGGCCCCGCCCCATCACGGGGTGCCCAACTGACCCGCCCCAGGAGCCCCGGCTAAGAGCCCCACGGCATCAGAAGAGCACGGCCCAGCAGCAGGAGATCCAGGCCCACGGGTCACCTGGGTCCCAACACACACG GGAGCTGGGCCACAGGGAGCCAAGGACACTTCAGGACAGGTTGCTGGGGCccagcatggaggaggcaggtgggcccCCAGCTCGGGCCGAGGCCCGGGTGGTGAGTGCCAGGCTGACATGGCGACAGCGGCCCCCTGCCAAGGAAGAGGTGAGACATCACTTTCACAAGGTGTCCCTGGTGTCGGAGGCCCAGATGGAAGCCCCCCAGGAGGAGATGTTTGAGTACAGCCCCCGTGGAGACAAAGTCAATGGCTTCGCTGCAAGGAGAGAAGAGACTGTGAATCATCAAGCCCCTTCGGTTGGGGCTGGTTCCAAGAGCTGCCAGAGCCATGGGCCCATCTTTTCCAAGAAGTACACACTGCCCCCCAAGGAGAAAAGGCTGGTGAGGAGGCTGAAAGAGGCTGTGGACCAGTGTGATGGCAGCTCCCAAGACTCTAGGACTGAGCCACCACGCCTGGGAGCCATGGCCAGGACGGAGCTCTTGGTGCCCCTGCCGGGGCCCCGTGAGCCGAGCCCCCACCCATGTGTGAACCGTGAGGAGCGGCAGGTGACACGCACTGTGCGGACCACTGTGGTGGTAGGCGGGCATGTGGACCGAAGGGtgaccagctctgtgaccttggagcCAGTGCTCCCGGGCGAGGCCCTGCCAAGGGGCCGCAATGCTGTCCGGGCAGTGGTGGTGGGCCACAGGCCTGAGGGCTCGCCCAGCCGCAGTCAGGCCCTGGAGCTGCTCAGTAGCCGGCTTCCCAGGCCCAGGGCTTCTGTGTCAAGGAGTCCAGGTCTGGGCAGTAcagagggcacagccctggggCAGCTGCCTGCGATGGGGACAACAGAGCCAAAAAGCAGATCTGCCCTGGCCCCTGTAGGCATCCCTGAGGGTGCTCACCCACCTCAGAACCAAGAGGCTCCTGCAGTCCATCCAGACCCAGACCAGGGCCAAGCTCTGGGTGCCAAGGCCCATAAGGTCCCAAGGGTGCAGGGAGCCTCCaaccccacccagctccctctccaCATCTCTCAGGGCCAGGCATTAGTACCCTCTTCTCCCAGAATCCAGATCcataccccctcccctggcctaGACCACCTTCCTGAGCAGCCTGTGGTGCCCATtcaccccagggcccagcctgctcTGGATCCCAGgggaccccaggccctgccctctgtaAAAAGGGAAGAGCTCACAGATACCCCTGCTGCCACCATCATGCCCAGGATAAGGAGTGAGGTTGTTACGGTCCCTGGAGAACCCCCATCCCCTACAAGAAGACAGTCTGTCTCTAGCCCAGACAATCTTTCTGCTCCATCTTCCCCAAGGAATAAGGTTGTTCAGGACCCTGAAAATGTCCCTATCTTCTCTCTCACCCAGAAAGACATAGTGCAGGGCCCTGATGTTCCTgaggacccctcccccacccagaaaGAGGTTGTGCAGGCTCCTAGTGCTCCCGCTGCCGCATCCCCCGAACCAACCAAGGTTGTCCAGGGCCCGGAAGACAGGCCTAGCACCCAAAAGGAGGTTGTCCAGGGTAGTGAAGGCAGCTTTGGCGCTTCCCTCACCAAGGAAGAGCCTGCTCAGGGCCTGATTGCTCCTGCTATCCCATCCCCCCAGGAGGATAAGGCTGTCCAGGGCTCTGAAGGGAGCCCCGTCTCATCTCCCACCCAAAAAAAGGTTGTCCAGGGTCCTGCTgttctccctgctccctcctcctcagtgGGCAAGGtgctccccagcccaggaggccCCGCTGCCCCAGAGCCAATGGAAGCAGAGGCCAGCCAAGAGCCCCGGCTTATCCCGGGCTCCACTGAAGACAAGATGCTGCCGGAGCCAtcgagggaggaggaggagctggtcCTGGCGGCTGACCTGGAGATGTTCCTGGACACCCTGCGGAGCATGGAGCCCCCCGAGATCCTCCGCACCCACCGGCTGCCACGAGCCCCCCGCTCCTCCTACCTGGCCATGTACGCCACGCTGCCTCCGATCGAGGAGGACCAGCCCGGGCCTTGGGTGCGGGGACCCAGCCCCCAGGGGGTGCCAGCactggaagaaaaggaggaggaggaggaggaagaggaggaggaggaggaagaggaggaggagcagccagaGAACCCCTACCTGAGTGATGATGAGAAGCTCCAGCGCAGGCAGGAGAAAGCTGGGCCCGGGCCCGCCTGGGACTTCCTCCCTGCCAGGCCCCCCCAGGCCTCTTACTCGCCTCTGGAGATGATGAAGAAGCATGTCACAGATGCCAAGGGCTCCCAGCCGGAGCCAGGGCCAGAGCGGCAGGCGGGCACGAGGCCCACCTCCCGCCTTGAAGGCAGTCTTTTCTTTGGGGGTAGGGTGTCTGCCACCAAGGAGGCCCCCACCTCGGAATCACTAGGCACAAAACTATCCGCTCTGCCTCCCCGTGGGGCACCAGGGCTCAGAAAGGTGCCAGGACAGCCGCCCCTGCTCTACAGTGACAGGTCGCCGCCAGAGAAGCCCCCGTGCGCCAGGCCCCCTGAGGGCTGG AGCCCGGCATCGAAGACCCAGGGCAAGCTGAACACCAGGCCAGGAAAG GTGGTCCTCTTCTCAGAGCCCGGCTGCCAAGGCAGCAGCAGGGAGGTTTGGGAAGACATTGCTGATGCCTCCAGCTGGGCCCACGTGGCCTCCGTACGAGTGGTCCGAGGCTG CTGGGTGCTGTATGAAGAGCCAGAGTTCCGGGGCCGGAGGCTGGTCCTGCCTGAAGGAGATGTGGAACTCAGAGCCACGGGGCCCGCGTGGAGTGTCCGCGGCATCGGTTCCCTCAGGAGAGTCGTCCGG GACTACATTACCCCAGAGATCAGCCTGTACTCCGAGGAGGGTCTCAAGGGGGAGCAAGTGAAGCTAACCCAGTCCTTGGAGGACCCCCGTAGCCTGAAGAGGCCCCTGCAGGTGGCATCTGCCACTGTCTCTGCAGGACT gtGGCTGCTGTACCCCAAACCCTTCTTTGAAGACACTCCCTGCATCCTGGAGCCTGGAGAGTACCCCGCCTCCAAGGACTGGGGTGCATCAGACCCCAGCGTGGGCTCCTTGAAACCGCTGAGTTTG GGCTGCCCAAGAGTGGAGAAGCCAGGGGAGCCCAAG GCTGTGGTGTATGAGGCCCCAGGCTTTCAAGGCCAGAGCTGGGAAGTGAGCCGAGACATCTACAATCTTCAGCAGCCGGAGGACGGCCACAGCCCCCGCCTGGCCTCTGTGGGGTCCCTGCGAGTTCTTGGAGGCTG CTGGGTTGGCTATGAGAAGGAAGGCTTCCGGGGCCACCAGTACCTGCTGGAGGAGGGGGAATACCCTGATTGGTCACACTGGGGAGGCTATGACGAGGCGCTGACCTCCCTGCGGGTCATCCGGACG GACTTCGCGGACCCGGCCGTGGTGCTGTTCGAGGCCGTGGACTTCGAGGGGCACAGCGCAGAGGTGAGCGAGGCGCTGCCGGACGTGGAGCTGGCGGGACACGGCCCCCACACGCAGGCGATCCACGTGCTCAGCGGCGT GTGGGTGGCCTATCAGGAGGCGGGCTTCTCCGGGGAGCAGTACGTGCTGGAGAAGGGCGTGTACCGCAACTGCGACGACTGGGGCGCGGGCAACAGCGCCCTCGCCTCGCTTCAGCCGGTGCTGCAG GTCGAGGAGCAAAATCTGCACTTTATCTCTAAG ATTCAGCTTTTCTCGGGCCCCGACTTCCTGGGAGACCACATCTCCTTCGAGGATGACCAGGCCTCTCTGCCCGCCTCTTTCCAGCCCCAGTCCTGCCGAGTCCACGGTGGCAG ctggaTCCTGTTTGATGAGAACAACTTTGAGGGCGACCAGCACATTCTCTCCGAGGGCGAGTTCCCCACTCTCGCAGCCATGGGCTGTCTGGCCTCTGCAGCCCTGGGCTCCCTCAGGAAGGTGCCCCTG CACTTTTCAGAGCCCTCCATTTTTCTGTATGGACTGGAGTGCTTCGAAGGGAAGGAGATTGAGCTCAATGGAGAGGTGCGGAGTCTCCAAGCCGAGGGTTTCAACAACCACGTGCTGTCCGTGCGGATCCAGGGGGGCAC CTGGGTGCTGTGTGAACACAGCGACTTCCGGGGCCGCCAGTGGCTGGTGGGCAGTTGCGAGATCACAAACTGGCTGACCTACAGCGGGACTCAGAGGGTGGGCTCCCTCTACCCCATCAAGCAG cgCCGGGCTTATTTCCGCCTCTGGAATGTGGCACTGGAGGGGTTCCTGGCAGTGCCAGACCACGTGGAAGACATGAAGGCGGGCCGTGTGGTGGTTGCTGAACCTGGAGCTGGAGGTAGCTGCATCTGGTACTACGAAGATGGGCTGCTGAAGAACCAG GTGGCCCCCACCATGAGCCTGCAGGTGATTGGGCCC